TTCTTTCGAGTCAAGTGTGCTATGAATgaggaaatgagaaaaattcaagtaaaaaaaaactgactatATTACTTAAAACCTAATTAACATTTTATTTGCTAttcttattcttatttttctttttgcctTTCTTCTGATTCTCTTTGGGTTTCAAAGGAGTCTTCTTCAAACCTTTCATTTTACGTGTTTGCAATTTACCCATATCCTGCGAAGTCATATGTACACGACCCAATTTTGATCCGAAAGCATCACGACGAATGTTCTTGATTTTCTTACcctgagaatgaaaaaaaatcacaattgatTAATACTTTGAAGTAGCGTGAAttaaaagacttgaaaaatcgataaatacCTGGGTCTTGGGTTTGGTACTAGCTTTCTTATAAAGATCATCCGAAGCTAAGATTTGTCTACGTAAAACTAGATCGGCGTTAGGACCCATCGGTTCTAAATCTACTCGAGGAGACTGCTCACCAACATTTGTCAATTTCACTCTAAAACATGACAAAATTCATAAACACCTGATACTGAAAACGATACAATAAATTGCGAAAGCAAAGTAATATTTCTTACCTGTAAGTTCTCAGTaggattttattttcagcatAGGTGAAGGTGAACACATATTCCATGCTAGGTAAATGAACAAGATTCGAAGCTCGTTGATGAAATAAGTCAACGAACATACTTTTCAACCTCTTCAACGTATGGACTGTTTCGAATTCTTCGCCAATGAATATTAATCCAGGCTTTACGCCTAAGGAAGGCGTTAAAGCCTGAAAATCACTTATTCCTTTGTAGTTATTGATGCCTATCTCGAACATATC
This region of Planococcus citri chromosome 5, ihPlaCitr1.1, whole genome shotgun sequence genomic DNA includes:
- the Non3 gene encoding ribosome production factor 2 homolog, translated to MGVIQRVVKPRNHRTKRILQNRGPKIIENTKQTLFIRGRKTNDDVLKCFKEMYFLKKPHATILNDKHDILPFEDAVPVESMCQKFDSSLFVFASHNKKRPNNLILGCTYNYHILDMFEIGINNYKGISDFQALTPSLGVKPGLIFIGEEFETVHTLKRLKSMFVDLFHQRASNLVHLPSMEYVFTFTYAENKILLRTYRVKLTNVGEQSPRVDLEPMGPNADLVLRRQILASDDLYKKASTKPKTQGKKIKNIRRDAFGSKLGRVHMTSQDMGKLQTRKMKGLKKTPLKPKENQKKGKKKNKNKNSK